A DNA window from Streptomyces bacillaris contains the following coding sequences:
- a CDS encoding DUF2470 domain-containing protein, which yields MRPFSARATQPTRAERVRSILVVAHSMTVVSDGVHTEVRRLDGTGAMGHIHLHAPAEGGHAPAGERVPARLEFTDIAPTPVRDRLRARVTVTGLLASPYSTDTEASTCMEFGQAVLEDAEGRTFVTLEELERAETDPVAACEAGMLTHLVDDHSELVPLLLRLVRPTPARDMVRAVPLALDRYGVTLRLEYPRSHRDVRLPFPKPVTDIDQAGPQIHALLAAARRVSHRNGLPA from the coding sequence ATGCGTCCTTTCAGCGCCCGTGCCACGCAGCCGACCCGCGCCGAGCGCGTCCGGTCGATCCTCGTCGTCGCCCACTCGATGACGGTGGTGAGCGACGGCGTGCACACCGAAGTCCGCCGCCTGGACGGCACGGGGGCGATGGGCCACATCCACCTGCACGCCCCCGCCGAGGGCGGCCACGCCCCGGCCGGTGAGCGGGTCCCGGCCCGCCTGGAGTTCACGGACATCGCCCCCACCCCCGTGCGCGACCGGCTGCGCGCCCGCGTCACGGTGACCGGGCTGCTGGCGTCCCCGTACAGCACGGACACCGAGGCCTCCACCTGCATGGAGTTCGGCCAGGCGGTCCTGGAGGACGCCGAGGGCCGTACGTTCGTCACGCTGGAGGAGCTGGAGCGGGCCGAGACGGACCCGGTCGCCGCGTGCGAGGCGGGCATGCTGACGCACCTGGTCGACGACCACAGCGAGCTGGTGCCCCTGCTGCTGCGCCTCGTCCGCCCCACCCCGGCGCGGGACATGGTCCGGGCCGTGCCGCTCGCCCTGGACCGGTACGGGGTGACCCTGCGCCTGGAGTACCCGCGCAGCCACCGCGACGTACGGCTGCCCTTCCCCAAGCCCGTCACCGACATCGACCAGGCGGGCCCGCAGATCCATGCCCTCCTGGCCGCCGCCCGCCGCGTCTCGCACCGCAACGGGCTGCCCGCCTGA
- a CDS encoding TetR/AcrR family transcriptional regulator: protein MTTGVRRRMGVDERRQQLIGVALDLFSRRSPEDVSIDEIAAAAGISRPLVYHYFPGKQSLYEAALRRAADELAGRFLEPLEGPLGARLLRVMGRFFDFVDEHGPGFSALMRGGPAAGSSAANALIDGVRQAAYEQILTHLGVEEPPARLELVVRSWVSLAESTALIWLDGRRIPRAELELQLVHDFAALAAVSAAYDQEMAGIVLRALSQEPAEGPFADLLARLSALTPAVPAVPEQRLPREAD from the coding sequence ATGACGACCGGGGTACGGCGCAGGATGGGCGTCGACGAGCGCAGGCAGCAACTGATCGGCGTCGCGCTGGACTTGTTCAGCCGGCGCTCCCCCGAGGATGTGTCGATCGACGAGATCGCCGCCGCCGCGGGCATCTCACGGCCGCTGGTCTACCACTACTTCCCGGGCAAACAGAGCCTGTACGAGGCGGCGTTGCGGCGGGCGGCCGACGAGCTGGCGGGCCGCTTCCTGGAACCGCTCGAAGGGCCGCTGGGCGCACGGCTGTTGCGGGTGATGGGCCGATTCTTCGACTTCGTCGACGAGCACGGTCCGGGGTTCTCCGCGCTGATGCGCGGCGGTCCGGCGGCCGGCTCCTCGGCGGCGAACGCCCTGATCGACGGGGTGCGGCAGGCCGCGTACGAGCAGATCCTCACCCATCTGGGAGTGGAAGAGCCGCCCGCGCGGCTGGAGTTGGTGGTCCGCTCCTGGGTCTCGCTGGCCGAGTCGACCGCGCTGATCTGGCTGGACGGGCGGCGCATCCCGCGCGCGGAGCTGGAGCTGCAGCTCGTGCACGACTTCGCGGCGCTGGCCGCCGTCAGCGCCGCCTACGACCAGGAGATGGCGGGCATCGTGCTGCGGGCGCTCTCCCAGGAGCCGGCCGAGGGCCCGTTCGCGGACCTGCTGGCCCGGCTCTCGGCGCTCACCCCCGCCGTACCGGCCGTCCCGGAGCAGCGGCTGCCCCGCGAGGCGGACTGA
- a CDS encoding PDR/VanB family oxidoreductase: MALPRLRTVAVVAGAALLTRRALRRRIARSPLWPMPALPEPISGHSRRRATAIRRLTVTERTAVADGVVQLRLEGPALPRWQPGAHLDLVLPSGLVRQYSLCGDPDDPGTYTVATRLVADGRGGSREVHEQLREGQEIEVRGPRNRFPLVEADTYVFVAGGIGITPILPMLRALAARGADWRLVYGGRSRGSMPFLDEIEKLGAEGGRVTVVAQDEAGHPDAAAVLAGIAPGTAVYCCGPEPLMDAVTAVLPEGCTLHLERFSAAATARPADSGAFEVELHRTGRTVQVAAGQSVLAAVREELPHVAYSCEQGFCGTCQQRVLEGEIDHRDELLTDDERGDSMLICVSRCRGGRLVLDL; the protein is encoded by the coding sequence ATGGCGCTGCCCCGTCTCCGTACCGTCGCCGTCGTCGCCGGTGCCGCCCTGCTCACCCGTCGGGCGCTGCGGCGCCGGATCGCCCGGTCGCCGCTGTGGCCGATGCCCGCGCTGCCCGAGCCGATATCCGGGCACTCCCGGCGGCGGGCCACCGCCATTCGGCGGCTGACCGTCACCGAGCGGACCGCCGTCGCCGACGGGGTCGTACAACTGCGGCTGGAGGGGCCCGCGTTGCCGCGCTGGCAGCCCGGGGCGCATCTGGATCTGGTGCTGCCCTCCGGGCTGGTGCGGCAGTACTCGCTCTGCGGTGATCCGGACGACCCGGGTACGTACACGGTGGCGACCCGGCTGGTGGCGGACGGGCGGGGCGGTTCGCGGGAGGTGCACGAGCAGCTCCGGGAGGGCCAGGAGATCGAGGTGCGCGGGCCGCGGAACCGGTTCCCGCTGGTGGAGGCGGATACGTACGTCTTCGTGGCGGGCGGCATCGGGATCACCCCGATCCTGCCGATGCTGCGTGCGCTGGCCGCGCGGGGGGCCGACTGGCGGCTGGTGTACGGGGGCCGGTCCCGGGGATCGATGCCGTTCCTGGACGAGATCGAGAAGCTCGGTGCCGAGGGCGGGCGGGTGACCGTGGTCGCGCAGGACGAGGCGGGGCATCCGGACGCCGCCGCCGTGCTGGCGGGCATCGCCCCGGGCACGGCCGTCTACTGCTGCGGCCCCGAGCCCCTGATGGACGCCGTCACCGCCGTGCTCCCCGAGGGGTGCACCCTGCATCTGGAGCGGTTCTCCGCGGCGGCCACGGCACGTCCGGCGGACTCCGGCGCCTTCGAGGTGGAGCTGCACCGCACCGGGCGGACCGTACAGGTGGCGGCCGGGCAGTCGGTGCTGGCGGCCGTCCGCGAGGAGCTGCCGCATGTCGCGTACTCCTGCGAGCAGGGCTTCTGCGGAACCTGCCAACAGCGCGTCCTGGAGGGCGAGATCGACCACCGCGACGAGCTGCTGACCGACGACGAGCGCGGCGACTCCATGCTGATCTGCGTCTCGCGCTGCCGGGGCGGGCGGCTGGTGCTCGACCTCTAG
- a CDS encoding metal-dependent hydrolase: MSNTQPAAVASERTTLKARKVSFAWEKTPLHWVPGDPFTTHTINVLHLLLPAGERWFIHVYRQVLPFIHDEQLREDVIGFIGQEAVHSQAHDDVLPHMRELGLDPTPYTAQVDWFFEKLLGDRTLPPGRPSQWWLMERVAMIAAIEHYTAFLGDWILNAEALDRKGADPTMLDLLRWHGAEEVEHRSVAFEVFMHVDGGYRRRVRTWAAAFSALVFLWQRGTRFFMENDPSLLDGKATFKAFHTSGKEGTLPSTGAILRSIPSYLSRSYHPSQEGSTAQAVAYLANSPAALAAESRTTGAS, from the coding sequence ATGTCTAACACGCAGCCAGCGGCGGTCGCGTCGGAGCGGACGACGCTCAAGGCCCGGAAGGTCTCCTTCGCCTGGGAGAAGACCCCCCTGCACTGGGTGCCGGGCGACCCGTTCACCACGCACACCATCAACGTGCTCCATCTGCTGCTCCCGGCCGGGGAACGCTGGTTCATCCATGTGTACCGGCAGGTCCTCCCCTTCATCCATGACGAGCAACTCCGCGAGGACGTCATCGGGTTCATCGGGCAGGAGGCCGTGCACTCGCAGGCGCACGACGATGTGCTGCCGCACATGCGGGAGTTGGGGCTCGACCCGACCCCGTACACCGCGCAGGTCGACTGGTTCTTCGAGAAGCTGCTCGGGGACCGGACGCTGCCGCCGGGGCGGCCGTCGCAGTGGTGGCTGATGGAGCGGGTGGCGATGATCGCGGCCATCGAGCACTACACGGCGTTCCTCGGGGACTGGATCCTCAACGCGGAGGCGCTGGACCGGAAGGGCGCCGATCCGACCATGCTGGACCTGCTGCGCTGGCACGGGGCGGAGGAGGTGGAGCACCGGTCGGTGGCGTTCGAGGTGTTCATGCATGTCGACGGCGGCTACCGCAGGCGGGTGCGGACCTGGGCGGCGGCCTTCTCGGCGCTGGTCTTCCTCTGGCAGCGCGGGACCCGGTTCTTCATGGAGAACGACCCGAGCCTGCTGGACGGCAAGGCCACCTTCAAGGCGTTCCACACCAGCGGGAAGGAGGGGACGCTGCCCAGCACAGGGGCGATCCTGCGGTCCATCCCCAGCTATCTGAGCCGCTCCTACCACCCCTCCCAGGAGGGCAGTACGGCCCAGGCCGTCGCCTACCTGGCCAACTCGCCCGCGGCGCTGGCCGCCGAGTCCCGTACGACGGGAGCGTCCTGA
- a CDS encoding class I SAM-dependent methyltransferase yields MTTHSARARSFDAVAASYAANRPSYPPALLDAIEELSGRPLAGARVADVGAGTGIATALLAGRGARVTAVEPGDGMAGQLRRGLPEVPVVRGDGNRLPLRTGSLDLITYAQSWHWTDPARAVPEAHRVLRPGGALALWWNDADPRVGWIGDQKRRVLEAFGTETGEGDEGVAAYDPDARLRAELPAGPDFRTRQVEWAREVPLGVHLANLASHSVFLVADRAVATAVLERERALLADVFPGGRVREAYVTSLGIART; encoded by the coding sequence ATGACGACGCACTCGGCCCGTGCCCGCTCGTTCGACGCGGTCGCCGCCTCCTACGCCGCCAACCGTCCCTCCTACCCGCCCGCCCTGCTCGACGCGATCGAGGAGCTGTCCGGGCGCCCGCTGGCCGGGGCCCGGGTCGCGGACGTCGGGGCCGGGACCGGTATCGCCACCGCCCTGCTGGCCGGGCGGGGTGCCCGGGTGACGGCGGTGGAGCCGGGCGACGGGATGGCCGGGCAGCTCCGCCGGGGGCTGCCGGAGGTGCCCGTGGTCCGGGGCGACGGCAACCGGCTGCCGTTGCGGACCGGTTCGCTGGACCTGATCACGTACGCCCAGTCCTGGCACTGGACCGACCCGGCCCGCGCGGTCCCCGAGGCGCACCGGGTGCTGCGGCCCGGCGGGGCGCTCGCCCTGTGGTGGAACGACGCCGATCCGCGCGTGGGGTGGATCGGGGACCAGAAGCGCCGGGTGCTGGAGGCCTTCGGTACGGAGACGGGCGAGGGGGACGAGGGCGTGGCGGCGTACGACCCCGATGCCCGGCTCCGGGCCGAGCTGCCCGCCGGACCCGACTTCCGTACCCGGCAGGTGGAGTGGGCCCGGGAGGTCCCGCTCGGCGTCCACCTCGCCAACCTCGCCAGCCACTCCGTCTTCCTGGTCGCGGACCGGGCGGTGGCCACGGCCGTCCTGGAGCGCGAGCGGGCGCTGCTGGCCGATGTCTTCCCGGGCGGCAGGGTCCGGGAGGCCTATGTCACGAGCCTCGGCATCGCCCGTACCTGA
- a CDS encoding DUF1996 domain-containing protein, whose protein sequence is MPRSARTPRTSRTSRTSRKKRSSLANRAIAASAALILGGGGLVAVNVYASAGEGRPSAAPPTRAQNVGRQMSTIDCPDAGIELREVPEQARGEVDRELAAMDTQITDAYRQFADRKEQISQDPGLAENAVLGPLRSKRTASLDRIAIAIGRVGERPTGIESLAGCSLRADDNAPGNPGGTGGSGDSGSGDTGDGNDTGTGGNGNDSGQGGGNGGGNGGQAGNGPQASDFVDIQSVQPNVDRPRQRRGASRGTFTTDCGRNENGKFNPDNVIVAPGVSNGAHHMHDYIGNQANDAFATDDVLANGATTCRNQGDRSTYYWPVLRLQNGQDEADVDADGGGRDQNVGEIQTPSEVTLKFVGSPVGRVTAMPRFLRIITGDAKAFTNGDANANASWSCTGFEDRQLRDKYPICPEGSQVVRTFAFQSCWDGRNTDSANHRTHVAFARADGRCPKGFRAIPQLVQRIVYDVPPGPGFAVDSFPEQLHKPITDHGDFINVFDQRLMQKMVRCINDGRRCR, encoded by the coding sequence ATGCCACGCTCAGCACGTACCCCCCGTACGTCCCGTACGTCCCGTACGTCCCGCAAGAAACGATCCAGCCTGGCCAACCGGGCCATAGCCGCCTCCGCCGCCCTGATCCTCGGCGGGGGCGGGCTGGTGGCGGTCAATGTCTACGCCTCCGCGGGGGAAGGGCGGCCGTCCGCCGCGCCGCCCACCCGGGCCCAGAACGTGGGCCGCCAGATGTCCACCATCGACTGTCCCGATGCCGGTATCGAACTGCGCGAGGTGCCCGAGCAGGCACGCGGCGAGGTCGACCGCGAACTCGCGGCGATGGATACCCAGATCACCGATGCCTACCGGCAGTTCGCCGACCGGAAGGAGCAGATATCCCAGGATCCCGGGCTCGCGGAGAACGCCGTGCTCGGCCCGTTGCGGAGCAAGCGGACGGCGAGCCTCGACCGCATCGCCATCGCCATCGGCCGCGTCGGGGAGCGGCCGACGGGGATCGAGAGCCTCGCCGGGTGCAGCCTGCGCGCCGACGACAACGCCCCGGGGAACCCGGGCGGGACCGGCGGCTCCGGCGACTCCGGCTCTGGCGATACAGGTGACGGGAACGACACAGGGACCGGAGGCAACGGCAACGACAGTGGCCAGGGCGGTGGCAACGGCGGCGGCAACGGCGGCCAGGCCGGGAACGGTCCCCAGGCGTCCGATTTTGTCGACATCCAGTCCGTCCAGCCCAACGTCGACCGCCCCCGGCAGCGCCGCGGCGCCTCCCGGGGCACCTTCACCACTGACTGCGGCCGCAACGAGAACGGGAAGTTCAACCCGGACAACGTCATCGTCGCGCCCGGCGTGAGCAACGGCGCGCACCATATGCACGATTACATCGGCAACCAGGCCAACGACGCCTTCGCCACCGACGACGTCCTGGCGAACGGCGCCACCACCTGCCGCAACCAGGGCGACCGCTCGACCTACTACTGGCCCGTGCTGCGGCTGCAGAACGGGCAGGACGAGGCCGACGTGGACGCCGACGGCGGCGGGCGGGACCAGAACGTCGGTGAGATCCAGACACCGTCCGAGGTCACGCTGAAGTTCGTCGGCTCCCCCGTCGGCAGGGTCACCGCGATGCCGCGCTTCCTGCGGATCATCACCGGGGACGCGAAGGCGTTCACCAACGGCGACGCCAACGCGAACGCCTCCTGGAGCTGCACCGGCTTCGAGGACCGCCAGCTCAGGGACAAGTACCCGATCTGCCCCGAAGGCAGTCAGGTGGTGCGGACGTTCGCCTTCCAGAGCTGCTGGGACGGGCGGAACACCGACAGCGCCAACCACCGCACCCATGTGGCGTTCGCACGGGCCGACGGGCGCTGCCCGAAGGGGTTCCGGGCGATTCCGCAGCTGGTCCAGCGGATCGTGTACGACGTGCCGCCGGGCCCCGGCTTCGCCGTCGACTCCTTCCCCGAGCAGCTGCACAAGCCGATCACCGACCACGGCGACTTCATCAACGTCTTCGACCAGCGGCTGATGCAGAAGATGGTGCGGTGCATCAACGACGGGCGCCGCTGCCGCTGA
- a CDS encoding winged helix-turn-helix domain-containing protein, producing the protein MANTRTFSAASAATAASPAPAAAHPSARSLSPNRHRLRAVDRDEVARLSDVADFLPPGATWLPAPQHTLPTLPGQPPMIGYLVLVPADQQPALAGAVAASQHRQQIDRQGRAAFPQQVADEPAQEAAPGPVRIDSTRRTASVDGVTLDLTYLEFELLAHLVAHPHRVHTRDQLVTTVWGYGHVGDGRTVDVHVARLRRKLGAEHRRSIQTVRRVGYKYTP; encoded by the coding sequence ATGGCGAACACCCGTACTTTCTCCGCCGCTTCCGCTGCCACCGCAGCCTCCCCGGCACCCGCTGCGGCCCACCCCTCCGCCCGCTCCCTCTCCCCCAACCGCCACCGCCTGCGCGCCGTCGACCGGGACGAGGTCGCCCGGCTCTCGGACGTGGCCGACTTCCTGCCGCCGGGCGCGACCTGGCTGCCCGCACCCCAGCACACGCTGCCCACCCTGCCCGGCCAGCCGCCGATGATCGGCTACCTGGTGCTCGTCCCGGCCGACCAGCAGCCGGCGCTCGCCGGTGCGGTGGCCGCCTCCCAGCACCGCCAGCAGATCGACCGGCAGGGCCGCGCGGCCTTCCCGCAGCAGGTGGCGGACGAGCCGGCCCAGGAGGCGGCGCCCGGGCCGGTCCGGATCGACTCGACCCGGCGTACGGCCTCCGTCGACGGGGTCACCCTCGACCTGACCTACCTGGAGTTCGAGCTGCTGGCCCATCTGGTGGCGCACCCGCACCGGGTGCACACCCGCGACCAGTTGGTGACGACGGTGTGGGGGTACGGACACGTGGGCGACGGGCGCACCGTCGATGTCCATGTGGCCCGGCTGCGCCGCAAGCTCGGGGCGGAGCACCGCCGTTCGATCCAGACGGTCCGCCGGGTGGGGTACAAGTACACGCCCTGA